A genomic segment from Lagenorhynchus albirostris chromosome X, mLagAlb1.1, whole genome shotgun sequence encodes:
- the LOC132512968 gene encoding melanoma-associated antigen D4 isoform X2 — MAEGSYHKESEGYNVEDMDEGSDEVGEEDMVEGNDYEEFGAFGGYGALTSFDIRILRAFGSLGPGFRILANEPWELENPMLARTLLEAFRMDPETLANEPAARAANVARAASSNQAARAAAAAARATYHQVVANHSVATDQGSGGDTQPMTSAAEAQAATLETSLASPHSSQMLVKSEMATPGAPARSTQPQTSSRAQEAAAEGPSTACAFSQAPRASEMDATRPKTAFLGQNDVFDFTQPAGVSGMAFPRPKRPAPAQEAATEGPSAASGGPQAASAGEGAATRPKTTKSGKALAKTRWVEPQNVVAAAAAKAKMATSIPEPEGAAATSQQSAEPWARMGGKRTKKSKHLDDEYESSEEEREPPAVPPTWRASQPPLTTVRPQMAPRPPMALRSQVPSRHVLCLPPRNVTLLQERANKLVKYLMIKDYKKIPIKRSDMLKDVIREYDEHFPEIIERATYTLEKKFGIHLKEIDKEEHLYILVCTRDSSARLLGKTKDTPRLSLLLVILGVIFMNGNRASEGEWLDLQLGGCPPSHLRVLNSCTSSPLAAVLWEALRKMGLRPGVRHPFLGDLRKLITEDFVKQKYLEYKKIPNSSPPEYEFLWGLRARHETSKMRVLRFIAQYQNRDPREWRAHFLEAVDDAFKTMDVDMAEEHARAQMRAQMNIGEEALIGRWSWDDIQVELLTWDEDGDFGDAWSRIPFAFWARYHQYILNSNRANRRGTWRAGVSSGTNGAASTSMLDGPSTSSTIRTRNAARTSASFFSWIQ; from the exons ATGGCTGAGGGAAGCTACCACAAAGAATCTGAAGGGTACAACGTTGAAGACATGGACGAGGGTAGTGATGAAGTCGGGGAGGAAGACATGGTTGAAGGCAACGACTATGAAGAATTTGGTGCTTTTGGAGGCTACGGAGCCCTCACCAGCTTTGACATCCGTATCCTCAGAGCCTTTGGGAGCTTGGGTCCAGGCTTTCGCATCTTAGCG AATGAGCCCTGGGAACTTGAAAACCCTATGCTGGCCAGGACTCTGCTGGAGGCATTTCGGATGGATCCAGAAACACTTGCCAACGAGCCGGCTGCCCGTGCTGCCAACGTAGCCCGGGCCGCCTCCTCTAACCAAGCTGCTcgggccgctgctgctgctgcccgtGCCACCTACCATCAGGTGGTCGCTAACCACTCAGTGGCCACAGACCAGGGCTCAGGAGGCGATACCCAGCCCATGACATCCGCTGCCGAGGCTCAGGCAGCCACCcttgagacaagccttgcttcTCCGCACAGCTCCCAGATGCTAGTCAAGAGCGAGATGGCCACCCCCGGGGCTCCAGCAAGGTCCACGCAGCCCCAGACATCCTCCCGGGCCCAGGAGGCTGCTGCCGAGGGCCCTAGTACGGCCTGTGCTTTCTCCCAGGCCCCACGTGCCAGTGAGATGGATGCCACCCGGCCCAAAACAGCCTTCCTGGGTCAGAACGATGTCTTTGATTTCACCCAGCCGGCAGGTGTCAGTGGCATGGCCTTCCCACGCCCCAAGAGACCTGCCCCGGCCCAAGAGGCTGCCACAGAGGGCCCCAGTGCTGCCTCCGGGGGGCCCCAGGCAGCCTCTGCCGGGGAGGGGGCAGCCACCCGGCCAAAGACGACCAAGTCTGGGAAGGCTCTCGCCAAGACTCGGTGGGTGGAGCCTCAGAATGTTGTGGCAGCAGCTGCTGCCAAGGCCAAGATGGCCACGAGCATCCCTGAGCCTGAGGGTGCAGCTGCCACCTCTCAGCAGAGTGCggagccctgggccaggatggGAGGCAAGAGGACAAAGAAG TCCAAGCACCTGGATGACGAATATGAGAGCAGCGAGGAGGAGAGAGAGCCTCCTGCGGTCCCACCGACCTGGAGGGCATCGCAGCCCCCACTGACAACTGTGCGGCCTCAGATGGCCCCTCGGCCCCCCATGGCCCTGAGGTCCCAGGTACCCTCAAGGCACGTACTGTGCTTGCCACCCCGCAATGTGACCCTTCTGCAAGAGAGG GCAAATAAGTTGGTGAAATATCTGATGATTAAAGACTACAAGAAGATCCCCATCAAGCGCTCAG ACATGCTGAAGGATGTCATCCGAGAATACGATGAACATTTCCCTGAGATCATTGAACGAGCAACGTACACTCTGGAAAAG AAGTTTGGGATCCACCTGAAGGAAATCGACAAGGAAGAACACCTCTACATTCTTGTCTGCACACGGGATTCGTCAGCCCGCCTCCTGGGAAA GACCAAGGACACTCCCAGACTGAGTCTCCTCTTGGTGATTCTGGGCGTCATCTTCATGAACGGCAACCGTGCCAGCGAGGGTGAGTGGCTGGACCTGCAGCTGGGGGGTTGCCCGCCGTCTCACCTCCGTGTGCTAAACTCTTGTACCTCATCTCCCCTCGCAGCTGTCCTCTGGGAGGCACTACGCAAGATGGGACTGCGCCCCGG GGTGAGGCACCCATTCCTGGGCGATCTGAGGAAACTCATTACAGAGGACTTTGTGAAGCAGAA GTACCTGGAATACAAGAAGATCCCCAATAGCAGCCCCCCCGAGTATGAGTTCCTCTGGGGCCTGCGCGCCCGCCACGAGACCAGCAAGATGAGGGTGCTGAGATTCATCGCCCAG TATCAGAACCGAGACCCCCGGGAATGGAGGGCTCATTTCTTGGAGGCTGTGGATGATGCTTTCAAGACGATGGATGTGGATATGGCTGAGGAACATGCCAGGGCCCAGATGAGGGCCCAGATGAACATCGGGGAGGAAGCTCTGATTGGACGGTGGAGCTGGGACGACATACAGGTCGAGCTCCTGACCTGGGATGAGGATGGAGATTTTGGCGACGCCTGGTCCAGGATCCCCTTCGCTTTCTGGGCCAGATACCATCAGTACATTCTGAATAGCAACCGTGCCAACAGGAGAGGCACCTGGAGGGCTGGCGTCAGCAGTGGCACCAATGGTGCGGCCAGCACCAGCATGCTCGATGGCCCCAGCACCAGCTCCACCATCCGGACCAGAAACGCCGCCAGAACCAGTGCCAGCTTCTTCTCCTGGATTCAGTAA
- the LOC132512968 gene encoding melanoma-associated antigen D4 isoform X3, with protein sequence MAEGSYHKESEGYNVEDMDEGSDEVGEEDMVEGNDYEEFGAFGGYGALTSFDIRILRAFGSLGPGFRILANEPWELENPMLARTLLEAFRMDPETLANEPAARAANVARAASSNQAARAAAAAARATYHQVVANHSVATDQGSGGDTQPMTSAAEAQAATLETSLASPHSSQMLVKSEMATPGAPARSTQPQTSSRAQEAAAEGPSTACAFSQAPRASEMDATRPKTAFLGQNDVFDFTQPAGVSGMAFPRPKRPAPAQEAATEGPSAASGGPQAASAGEGAATRPKTTKSGKALAKTRWVEPQNVVAAAAAKAKMATSIPEPEGAAATSQQSAEPWARMGGKRTKKSKHLDDEYESSEEEREPPAVPPTWRASQPPLTTVRPQMAPRPPMALRSQVPSRHVLCLPPRNVTLLQERANKLVKYLMIKDYKKIPIKRSDMLKDVIREYDEHFPEIIERATYTLEKKFGIHLKEIDKEEHLYILVCTRDSSARLLGKTKDTPRLSLLLVILGVIFMNGNRASEAVLWEALRKMGLRPGVRHPFLGDLRKLITEDFVKQKYLEYKKIPNSSPPEYEFLWGLRARHETSKMRVLRFIAQYQNRDPREWRAHFLEAVDDAFKTMDVDMAEEHARAQMRAQMNIGEEALIGRWSWDDIQVELLTWDEDGDFGDAWSRIPFAFWARYHQYILNSNRANRRGTWRAGVSSGTNGAASTSMLDGPSTSSTIRTRNAARTSASFFSWIQQR encoded by the exons ATGGCTGAGGGAAGCTACCACAAAGAATCTGAAGGGTACAACGTTGAAGACATGGACGAGGGTAGTGATGAAGTCGGGGAGGAAGACATGGTTGAAGGCAACGACTATGAAGAATTTGGTGCTTTTGGAGGCTACGGAGCCCTCACCAGCTTTGACATCCGTATCCTCAGAGCCTTTGGGAGCTTGGGTCCAGGCTTTCGCATCTTAGCG AATGAGCCCTGGGAACTTGAAAACCCTATGCTGGCCAGGACTCTGCTGGAGGCATTTCGGATGGATCCAGAAACACTTGCCAACGAGCCGGCTGCCCGTGCTGCCAACGTAGCCCGGGCCGCCTCCTCTAACCAAGCTGCTcgggccgctgctgctgctgcccgtGCCACCTACCATCAGGTGGTCGCTAACCACTCAGTGGCCACAGACCAGGGCTCAGGAGGCGATACCCAGCCCATGACATCCGCTGCCGAGGCTCAGGCAGCCACCcttgagacaagccttgcttcTCCGCACAGCTCCCAGATGCTAGTCAAGAGCGAGATGGCCACCCCCGGGGCTCCAGCAAGGTCCACGCAGCCCCAGACATCCTCCCGGGCCCAGGAGGCTGCTGCCGAGGGCCCTAGTACGGCCTGTGCTTTCTCCCAGGCCCCACGTGCCAGTGAGATGGATGCCACCCGGCCCAAAACAGCCTTCCTGGGTCAGAACGATGTCTTTGATTTCACCCAGCCGGCAGGTGTCAGTGGCATGGCCTTCCCACGCCCCAAGAGACCTGCCCCGGCCCAAGAGGCTGCCACAGAGGGCCCCAGTGCTGCCTCCGGGGGGCCCCAGGCAGCCTCTGCCGGGGAGGGGGCAGCCACCCGGCCAAAGACGACCAAGTCTGGGAAGGCTCTCGCCAAGACTCGGTGGGTGGAGCCTCAGAATGTTGTGGCAGCAGCTGCTGCCAAGGCCAAGATGGCCACGAGCATCCCTGAGCCTGAGGGTGCAGCTGCCACCTCTCAGCAGAGTGCggagccctgggccaggatggGAGGCAAGAGGACAAAGAAG TCCAAGCACCTGGATGACGAATATGAGAGCAGCGAGGAGGAGAGAGAGCCTCCTGCGGTCCCACCGACCTGGAGGGCATCGCAGCCCCCACTGACAACTGTGCGGCCTCAGATGGCCCCTCGGCCCCCCATGGCCCTGAGGTCCCAGGTACCCTCAAGGCACGTACTGTGCTTGCCACCCCGCAATGTGACCCTTCTGCAAGAGAGG GCAAATAAGTTGGTGAAATATCTGATGATTAAAGACTACAAGAAGATCCCCATCAAGCGCTCAG ACATGCTGAAGGATGTCATCCGAGAATACGATGAACATTTCCCTGAGATCATTGAACGAGCAACGTACACTCTGGAAAAG AAGTTTGGGATCCACCTGAAGGAAATCGACAAGGAAGAACACCTCTACATTCTTGTCTGCACACGGGATTCGTCAGCCCGCCTCCTGGGAAA GACCAAGGACACTCCCAGACTGAGTCTCCTCTTGGTGATTCTGGGCGTCATCTTCATGAACGGCAACCGTGCCAGCGAGG CTGTCCTCTGGGAGGCACTACGCAAGATGGGACTGCGCCCCGG GGTGAGGCACCCATTCCTGGGCGATCTGAGGAAACTCATTACAGAGGACTTTGTGAAGCAGAA GTACCTGGAATACAAGAAGATCCCCAATAGCAGCCCCCCCGAGTATGAGTTCCTCTGGGGCCTGCGCGCCCGCCACGAGACCAGCAAGATGAGGGTGCTGAGATTCATCGCCCAG TATCAGAACCGAGACCCCCGGGAATGGAGGGCTCATTTCTTGGAGGCTGTGGATGATGCTTTCAAGACGATGGATGTGGATATGGCTGAGGAACATGCCAGGGCCCAGATGAGGGCCCAGATGAACATCGGGGAGGAAGCTCTGATTGGACGGTGGAGCTGGGACGACATACAGGTCGAGCTCCTGACCTGGGATGAGGATGGAGATTTTGGCGACGCCTGGTCCAGGATCCCCTTCGCTTTCTGGGCCAGATACCATCAGTACATTCTGAATAGCAACCGTGCCAACAGGAGAGGCACCTGGAGGGCTGGCGTCAGCAGTGGCACCAATGGTGCGGCCAGCACCAGCATGCTCGATGGCCCCAGCACCAGCTCCACCATCCGGACCAGAAACGCCGCCAGAACCAGTGCCAGCTTCTTCTCCTGGATTCA GCAGCGCTGA
- the LOC132512968 gene encoding melanoma-associated antigen D4 isoform X4, with protein sequence MAEGSYHKESEGYNVEDMDEGSDEVGEEDMVEGNDYEEFGAFGGYGALTSFDIRILRAFGSLGPGFRILANEPWELENPMLARTLLEAFRMDPETLANEPAARAANVARAASSNQAARAAAAAARATYHQVVANHSVATDQGSGGDTQPMTSAAEAQAATLETSLASPHSSQMLVKSEMATPGAPARSTQPQTSSRAQEAAAEGPSTACAFSQAPRASEMDATRPKTAFLGQNDVFDFTQPAGVSGMAFPRPKRPAPAQEAATEGPSAASGGPQAASAGEGAATRPKTTKSGKALAKTRWVEPQNVVAAAAAKAKMATSIPEPEGAAATSQQSAEPWARMGGKRTKKSKHLDDEYESSEEEREPPAVPPTWRASQPPLTTVRPQMAPRPPMALRSQVPSRHVLCLPPRNVTLLQERANKLVKYLMIKDYKKIPIKRSDMLKDVIREYDEHFPEIIERATYTLEKKFGIHLKEIDKEEHLYILVCTRDSSARLLGKTKDTPRLSLLLVILGVIFMNGNRASEAVLWEALRKMGLRPGVRHPFLGDLRKLITEDFVKQKYLEYKKIPNSSPPEYEFLWGLRARHETSKMRVLRFIAQYQNRDPREWRAHFLEAVDDAFKTMDVDMAEEHARAQMRAQMNIGEEALIGRWSWDDIQVELLTWDEDGDFGDAWSRIPFAFWARYHQYILNSNRANRRGTWRAGVSSGTNGAASTSMLDGPSTSSTIRTRNAARTSASFFSWIQ encoded by the exons ATGGCTGAGGGAAGCTACCACAAAGAATCTGAAGGGTACAACGTTGAAGACATGGACGAGGGTAGTGATGAAGTCGGGGAGGAAGACATGGTTGAAGGCAACGACTATGAAGAATTTGGTGCTTTTGGAGGCTACGGAGCCCTCACCAGCTTTGACATCCGTATCCTCAGAGCCTTTGGGAGCTTGGGTCCAGGCTTTCGCATCTTAGCG AATGAGCCCTGGGAACTTGAAAACCCTATGCTGGCCAGGACTCTGCTGGAGGCATTTCGGATGGATCCAGAAACACTTGCCAACGAGCCGGCTGCCCGTGCTGCCAACGTAGCCCGGGCCGCCTCCTCTAACCAAGCTGCTcgggccgctgctgctgctgcccgtGCCACCTACCATCAGGTGGTCGCTAACCACTCAGTGGCCACAGACCAGGGCTCAGGAGGCGATACCCAGCCCATGACATCCGCTGCCGAGGCTCAGGCAGCCACCcttgagacaagccttgcttcTCCGCACAGCTCCCAGATGCTAGTCAAGAGCGAGATGGCCACCCCCGGGGCTCCAGCAAGGTCCACGCAGCCCCAGACATCCTCCCGGGCCCAGGAGGCTGCTGCCGAGGGCCCTAGTACGGCCTGTGCTTTCTCCCAGGCCCCACGTGCCAGTGAGATGGATGCCACCCGGCCCAAAACAGCCTTCCTGGGTCAGAACGATGTCTTTGATTTCACCCAGCCGGCAGGTGTCAGTGGCATGGCCTTCCCACGCCCCAAGAGACCTGCCCCGGCCCAAGAGGCTGCCACAGAGGGCCCCAGTGCTGCCTCCGGGGGGCCCCAGGCAGCCTCTGCCGGGGAGGGGGCAGCCACCCGGCCAAAGACGACCAAGTCTGGGAAGGCTCTCGCCAAGACTCGGTGGGTGGAGCCTCAGAATGTTGTGGCAGCAGCTGCTGCCAAGGCCAAGATGGCCACGAGCATCCCTGAGCCTGAGGGTGCAGCTGCCACCTCTCAGCAGAGTGCggagccctgggccaggatggGAGGCAAGAGGACAAAGAAG TCCAAGCACCTGGATGACGAATATGAGAGCAGCGAGGAGGAGAGAGAGCCTCCTGCGGTCCCACCGACCTGGAGGGCATCGCAGCCCCCACTGACAACTGTGCGGCCTCAGATGGCCCCTCGGCCCCCCATGGCCCTGAGGTCCCAGGTACCCTCAAGGCACGTACTGTGCTTGCCACCCCGCAATGTGACCCTTCTGCAAGAGAGG GCAAATAAGTTGGTGAAATATCTGATGATTAAAGACTACAAGAAGATCCCCATCAAGCGCTCAG ACATGCTGAAGGATGTCATCCGAGAATACGATGAACATTTCCCTGAGATCATTGAACGAGCAACGTACACTCTGGAAAAG AAGTTTGGGATCCACCTGAAGGAAATCGACAAGGAAGAACACCTCTACATTCTTGTCTGCACACGGGATTCGTCAGCCCGCCTCCTGGGAAA GACCAAGGACACTCCCAGACTGAGTCTCCTCTTGGTGATTCTGGGCGTCATCTTCATGAACGGCAACCGTGCCAGCGAGG CTGTCCTCTGGGAGGCACTACGCAAGATGGGACTGCGCCCCGG GGTGAGGCACCCATTCCTGGGCGATCTGAGGAAACTCATTACAGAGGACTTTGTGAAGCAGAA GTACCTGGAATACAAGAAGATCCCCAATAGCAGCCCCCCCGAGTATGAGTTCCTCTGGGGCCTGCGCGCCCGCCACGAGACCAGCAAGATGAGGGTGCTGAGATTCATCGCCCAG TATCAGAACCGAGACCCCCGGGAATGGAGGGCTCATTTCTTGGAGGCTGTGGATGATGCTTTCAAGACGATGGATGTGGATATGGCTGAGGAACATGCCAGGGCCCAGATGAGGGCCCAGATGAACATCGGGGAGGAAGCTCTGATTGGACGGTGGAGCTGGGACGACATACAGGTCGAGCTCCTGACCTGGGATGAGGATGGAGATTTTGGCGACGCCTGGTCCAGGATCCCCTTCGCTTTCTGGGCCAGATACCATCAGTACATTCTGAATAGCAACCGTGCCAACAGGAGAGGCACCTGGAGGGCTGGCGTCAGCAGTGGCACCAATGGTGCGGCCAGCACCAGCATGCTCGATGGCCCCAGCACCAGCTCCACCATCCGGACCAGAAACGCCGCCAGAACCAGTGCCAGCTTCTTCTCCTGGATTCAGTAA
- the LOC132512968 gene encoding melanoma-associated antigen D4 isoform X1, with product MAEGSYHKESEGYNVEDMDEGSDEVGEEDMVEGNDYEEFGAFGGYGALTSFDIRILRAFGSLGPGFRILANEPWELENPMLARTLLEAFRMDPETLANEPAARAANVARAASSNQAARAAAAAARATYHQVVANHSVATDQGSGGDTQPMTSAAEAQAATLETSLASPHSSQMLVKSEMATPGAPARSTQPQTSSRAQEAAAEGPSTACAFSQAPRASEMDATRPKTAFLGQNDVFDFTQPAGVSGMAFPRPKRPAPAQEAATEGPSAASGGPQAASAGEGAATRPKTTKSGKALAKTRWVEPQNVVAAAAAKAKMATSIPEPEGAAATSQQSAEPWARMGGKRTKKSKHLDDEYESSEEEREPPAVPPTWRASQPPLTTVRPQMAPRPPMALRSQVPSRHVLCLPPRNVTLLQERANKLVKYLMIKDYKKIPIKRSDMLKDVIREYDEHFPEIIERATYTLEKKFGIHLKEIDKEEHLYILVCTRDSSARLLGKTKDTPRLSLLLVILGVIFMNGNRASEGEWLDLQLGGCPPSHLRVLNSCTSSPLAAVLWEALRKMGLRPGVRHPFLGDLRKLITEDFVKQKYLEYKKIPNSSPPEYEFLWGLRARHETSKMRVLRFIAQYQNRDPREWRAHFLEAVDDAFKTMDVDMAEEHARAQMRAQMNIGEEALIGRWSWDDIQVELLTWDEDGDFGDAWSRIPFAFWARYHQYILNSNRANRRGTWRAGVSSGTNGAASTSMLDGPSTSSTIRTRNAARTSASFFSWIQQR from the exons ATGGCTGAGGGAAGCTACCACAAAGAATCTGAAGGGTACAACGTTGAAGACATGGACGAGGGTAGTGATGAAGTCGGGGAGGAAGACATGGTTGAAGGCAACGACTATGAAGAATTTGGTGCTTTTGGAGGCTACGGAGCCCTCACCAGCTTTGACATCCGTATCCTCAGAGCCTTTGGGAGCTTGGGTCCAGGCTTTCGCATCTTAGCG AATGAGCCCTGGGAACTTGAAAACCCTATGCTGGCCAGGACTCTGCTGGAGGCATTTCGGATGGATCCAGAAACACTTGCCAACGAGCCGGCTGCCCGTGCTGCCAACGTAGCCCGGGCCGCCTCCTCTAACCAAGCTGCTcgggccgctgctgctgctgcccgtGCCACCTACCATCAGGTGGTCGCTAACCACTCAGTGGCCACAGACCAGGGCTCAGGAGGCGATACCCAGCCCATGACATCCGCTGCCGAGGCTCAGGCAGCCACCcttgagacaagccttgcttcTCCGCACAGCTCCCAGATGCTAGTCAAGAGCGAGATGGCCACCCCCGGGGCTCCAGCAAGGTCCACGCAGCCCCAGACATCCTCCCGGGCCCAGGAGGCTGCTGCCGAGGGCCCTAGTACGGCCTGTGCTTTCTCCCAGGCCCCACGTGCCAGTGAGATGGATGCCACCCGGCCCAAAACAGCCTTCCTGGGTCAGAACGATGTCTTTGATTTCACCCAGCCGGCAGGTGTCAGTGGCATGGCCTTCCCACGCCCCAAGAGACCTGCCCCGGCCCAAGAGGCTGCCACAGAGGGCCCCAGTGCTGCCTCCGGGGGGCCCCAGGCAGCCTCTGCCGGGGAGGGGGCAGCCACCCGGCCAAAGACGACCAAGTCTGGGAAGGCTCTCGCCAAGACTCGGTGGGTGGAGCCTCAGAATGTTGTGGCAGCAGCTGCTGCCAAGGCCAAGATGGCCACGAGCATCCCTGAGCCTGAGGGTGCAGCTGCCACCTCTCAGCAGAGTGCggagccctgggccaggatggGAGGCAAGAGGACAAAGAAG TCCAAGCACCTGGATGACGAATATGAGAGCAGCGAGGAGGAGAGAGAGCCTCCTGCGGTCCCACCGACCTGGAGGGCATCGCAGCCCCCACTGACAACTGTGCGGCCTCAGATGGCCCCTCGGCCCCCCATGGCCCTGAGGTCCCAGGTACCCTCAAGGCACGTACTGTGCTTGCCACCCCGCAATGTGACCCTTCTGCAAGAGAGG GCAAATAAGTTGGTGAAATATCTGATGATTAAAGACTACAAGAAGATCCCCATCAAGCGCTCAG ACATGCTGAAGGATGTCATCCGAGAATACGATGAACATTTCCCTGAGATCATTGAACGAGCAACGTACACTCTGGAAAAG AAGTTTGGGATCCACCTGAAGGAAATCGACAAGGAAGAACACCTCTACATTCTTGTCTGCACACGGGATTCGTCAGCCCGCCTCCTGGGAAA GACCAAGGACACTCCCAGACTGAGTCTCCTCTTGGTGATTCTGGGCGTCATCTTCATGAACGGCAACCGTGCCAGCGAGGGTGAGTGGCTGGACCTGCAGCTGGGGGGTTGCCCGCCGTCTCACCTCCGTGTGCTAAACTCTTGTACCTCATCTCCCCTCGCAGCTGTCCTCTGGGAGGCACTACGCAAGATGGGACTGCGCCCCGG GGTGAGGCACCCATTCCTGGGCGATCTGAGGAAACTCATTACAGAGGACTTTGTGAAGCAGAA GTACCTGGAATACAAGAAGATCCCCAATAGCAGCCCCCCCGAGTATGAGTTCCTCTGGGGCCTGCGCGCCCGCCACGAGACCAGCAAGATGAGGGTGCTGAGATTCATCGCCCAG TATCAGAACCGAGACCCCCGGGAATGGAGGGCTCATTTCTTGGAGGCTGTGGATGATGCTTTCAAGACGATGGATGTGGATATGGCTGAGGAACATGCCAGGGCCCAGATGAGGGCCCAGATGAACATCGGGGAGGAAGCTCTGATTGGACGGTGGAGCTGGGACGACATACAGGTCGAGCTCCTGACCTGGGATGAGGATGGAGATTTTGGCGACGCCTGGTCCAGGATCCCCTTCGCTTTCTGGGCCAGATACCATCAGTACATTCTGAATAGCAACCGTGCCAACAGGAGAGGCACCTGGAGGGCTGGCGTCAGCAGTGGCACCAATGGTGCGGCCAGCACCAGCATGCTCGATGGCCCCAGCACCAGCTCCACCATCCGGACCAGAAACGCCGCCAGAACCAGTGCCAGCTTCTTCTCCTGGATTCA GCAGCGCTGA